CGTTAAAGTAATGGATGAATCGTTGTAATAAGTCTATGTTGGCGATGTAAAAATTATTCATGCCGTATTGTGCGGGTGTGGAAGCAAAAATATAGATGTAAGTGGCCTTGGCGGTTTTAGACACAAAACTGATGCCGTTATCAATATTAAAATCCCTGCCCTGGAAATAAGCCGGATCCTTCTTATCCAACTCCGTCCACAAATAGAACCCCTTGGGTAAAAGATGTTCTATATTTACAATGCTGGAGGATTGAAACAGGGCATTTTCATAGAAATGCTTAATCCATGGCGCATGACTCGCCAGCAATTCACGCGAGCAGTCGTCATTGTAAACTTTAATGTAATTAAAATACGATACGCCTAACAATTTAAGGGCTGGACTACAAATTTCTTGTACATTATGTGCACTTTGCAACGCATGATGCCGCTCTAAATTGATCCCCTTCATATATCTTCCTATTTTACAGATT
This Legionella sp. MW5194 DNA region includes the following protein-coding sequences:
- a CDS encoding LuxR C-terminal-related transcriptional regulator, with product MKGINLERHHALQSAHNVQEICSPALKLLGVSYFNYIKVYNDDCSRELLASHAPWIKHFYENALFQSSSIVNIEHLLPKGFYLWTELDKKDPAYFQGRDFNIDNGISFVSKTAKATYIYIFASTPAQYGMNNFYIANIDLLQRFIHYFNDKAKPLIDEASKNRIILPEQQSISPNKINYLSLSDKARAQFLEETRVDRYFLFNESQDLYLTRKQGLCASLLVKGYTSKQIAKEVNISHRTVEGYFLKMKNKLEESLKRTLSKNQIIQILQQAEIC